The Amblyomma americanum isolate KBUSLIRL-KWMA chromosome 3, ASM5285725v1, whole genome shotgun sequence genome window below encodes:
- the LOC144123041 gene encoding uncharacterized protein LOC144123041 translates to MHCVVFVGFQEGTSITERLHELPCTPTVVALGSFFQNQCYIICEQQVLFSEPTGFGEATRLAFLAYYVFNMSYPVKAATTLEFLQREIFDINPTKGTKWNGKQKCRTIVHAKIMKLAANLRLNT, encoded by the exons ATGCATTGTGTTGTCTTTGTTGGTTTTCAGGAAGGAACAAGCATCACGGAGAGGCTGCATGAGTTGCCATGCACTCCAACTGTTGTGGCACTTG GCAGCTTTTTTCAGAACCAATGCTATATTATATGTGAGCAACAAGTGCTCTTTTCTGAGCCAACTGGCTTTGGCGAGGCGACACGGCTTGCTTTCCTTGCCTACTATGTCTTCAACATGTCCTACCCTGTGAAAGCTGCAACAACTCTTGAATTTCTCCAGAG agaaatctttGACATCAACCCCACCAAAGGGACCAAATGGAATGGGAAGCAGAAGTGCCGGACAATCGTTCATGCCAAAATTATGAAACTGGCGGCAAATCTTCGACTCAACACCTGA